The Candidatus Izemoplasma sp. genomic sequence ATTATGAGGTAGCTCTATATGCCATCAAGAAAACCTATGAGAAAGATAGACTGAAAGATATATCAGAAGATCTTTTAGAAGAATATGCATCTGCCTATAATAAGCTAGCTAAGTAACTATATGTTTGGATCTATTATTCATCTTTGGATAACTAATCTTTGTTGATTGGGTATCCTTTTTATTTTTAATATGCTAAATGCCAAAAACTTTTAATATTGGTAGAACACATAAGTTGAAACTATTTAGCATAGCATTATTCTTTCTTCTCATTAATCTTGTTTACTTTACGATTAAATAATGATATAATAATTATATAAAAAATATTGCATTATTGAGGTGATAATATGAATGCAAGTATAATTATGGATGCTTTCGATGAAAGAGAACCTATTCTTAGAGATGAGATTCAAGATGTATTAAAGATTGAAAATATCAATACTTTAAATCAAATGGTTTCTTATTTGGTTTCTTTTGGCATATTAAAACGTTACGAAAATGGGGTATATTATGTTCCTAGTTCTACTAAGAAATTCTCTCATTTAAAACCATCACTTAAAGATGTTATAGATAAGAAGTATTTGCAAAAAAACCAAGGCATTAGAACAGGGTCGTATCTTTTATATAAGTATAAATTCACTTCCCAAGTTTCTTCATTTTATGAGATTTTATCAAACAATGTATCGATACATACAAGATCTAAACATTTATATGATGGGAAAATGGTTGTTTCTCATCCGCCTTTTGAAATCAACAGAGAAAATAGTCGTGTTTTAGAATTCTTAGAGCTTATTAAATATTTGGATTATAGTGATTACAATATAGAAAAATCAAAAAGTCAGTTACTAGATATATTAAATAGGCAAGGATTAAAAAAAGAAGAAATTATACATTATAGTGAGTATTATAAAGGTAAAAGATATGCTGGATTCAGAGAAACTGTAAGAAAGGTGGTCTATGATGAAGTTACATCTAAATAAAGAGTTATTTGAGAATTATATTGCATTAGCAAGTCAGGAAGAAGACATTGATGAAGCGATTGTATTAAAAGACTATTTTGTGACATTGGCACTTAAACATATATATGCTATTCATGATGATCTGGTGTTTATTGGGGGAACATCACTATCTAAATGTTTTAACATCATCAATCGTTTTTCAGAAGATATTGATTTAGTCGAAACCGCCAAAAGCAGAAAAGGCAAACAAAAAGCAACACATGAAATTATCAACGAACTTGCATCAGTATGGGCATGGAATAGTGAAGCCACTAACGATAAGTATGCTGACTTTAAGGAAATGTATTTATATTATGATACTAATGCTGTGAGTGATTTAGATCAAAGAGTTAAACTTGAACTAATCACATTTATGGATCCGTTTCCTGTCATTGAGAAGAAAGTAGAAGCGATTATTTTGAAATACATGGATCAAGAGGAGATCGCTGAATTTGATATGCAACCAGTAGCTGTTTTAACTCAAGAACCATATAGAACATTTTTTGAAAAAATAACATTAGAGAAAGAACTCTTCAAAAATGATATAGAAGGCAATCCGTTAGATGAAACACAAGAAAAGAGAGCTAGAGATTTTTATGATATCCATAAAATTTGGAATTTTTATGACAAAGCAGTTCCTATAGACATTGATAATTTTAATCAAATGATTACATCAAGACATAAACATAGGAAAAATAGAACAATAGTTAATTACGATGAATTTAATCAATATAAATTGCATGAAATGTTTAACAAGAAGAACATAAGAAAGCAATTAGAAGAAATTGACTTTAGAAAACTATCCATTAGAGATTTAGACTGTGATGATATAGAAACATCATTAAAAGAAATTGATGATTTCTTCCAAAAACTAATCATTTAAATCCAACAAAAAAACAGGGTTTTAGCACATAATTGCTAAAATCCTGTTTTCCACTTAGGGATATGATATTTAGACGTTGTCGATAAATAAAAACCTAATGTATGATCAATGCTATTTTCATCTAATATTTCTTTAAGAAAGGCTATGCTTCTTTTCTTAGGTTTAATAACTTTGATTGCATGATTCATGATTTTCTCATCGTAGCCGTTTAT encodes the following:
- a CDS encoding nucleotidyl transferase AbiEii/AbiGii toxin family protein, which translates into the protein MKLHLNKELFENYIALASQEEDIDEAIVLKDYFVTLALKHIYAIHDDLVFIGGTSLSKCFNIINRFSEDIDLVETAKSRKGKQKATHEIINELASVWAWNSEATNDKYADFKEMYLYYDTNAVSDLDQRVKLELITFMDPFPVIEKKVEAIILKYMDQEEIAEFDMQPVAVLTQEPYRTFFEKITLEKELFKNDIEGNPLDETQEKRARDFYDIHKIWNFYDKAVPIDIDNFNQMITSRHKHRKNRTIVNYDEFNQYKLHEMFNKKNIRKQLEEIDFRKLSIRDLDCDDIETSLKEIDDFFQKLII